In Thermobaculum terrenum ATCC BAA-798, the DNA window TGAGACTTACTCTATTTACATCTCCTCCCGACCCGGTCAGAGTGACAAATTTACCCCTTTGAGTTGAGCTCTTCGAGCTTTGGAATGTCTCTGCCTTATCCCAGAGATATACTGCTACTAGTGCGTAGTTGCCTCCACACGAGTCCTTACCTACTACATGGTTGTGCACATATTCCTTCATGGCATCTGATATGTTGTTCCCAAGATTGCCGGTAATAACCTCTACCTTGTCTCCATAGTTGGAATAGGTGGAGGTGCGGTTTATCTGCCAGCTTGAGAGTTTTCCACTGTAGCTTGGAATAGTAGGCTCGTTGTCAGCGTCTGAAGGTGGGGCTATATAGCTTCCAGCGGTTAGCTTGATACTCAACCCGTTTCTGAACCACTGCACTAATGAATCATGCACGTCGCTACCGTTCAGGTTAGCTGGAGGTCCCTCGGTATCTCCATACGGATCGTCGTTATCGCTGAGGAACTCAGTAATCATCTGCACGTGATTTGGGATAGTACCGGCGACTTTATTTGAGGGGTCATAATTCAACTCCTGTACATATGCCGAGTATTTGCCAACATAGAACAGCCCTTTGAAGTCTCCCACGGTTGATCCCGAGTCGTTTGGTGACCAAAACACTACAGGTGGGGGGCAAGCACCGTTTGTGGGAAACTCAGTTAGAGCATTTCCAGTGTACTTGCGAACCATGGGCCATACCCCGGTTGGTGGGTACTTGGGCTTAGAAACTGGGAATATCTGTGCTGCCGCTGTAGCTCCGACCGACATCTTATTTCTTCCTAGGACAGTGGCAAGGAATGTAGAGTAGGTGCGCTTGATGTTCACCCTTACTATAGCTGTACCGCTAGGTACCTGGCCGTTTGATGTCGGGCTTCGGGCTAGGAGGCTCTTATTGACATTAAGGTACTCAATGCAAAATGGTCCGCTTGAACAACCTCCTGCCGCTCCATAAGATGATCCTGGAGGAGTTATTCCGCTGTTGGCATCTATGTATCTCCTTACCGTATCCCTTATATTTTGATCGTTTACCAGAAATGTCCAACTGCCGTCACTGGTACCTTGCAGGTTGTCGGCAAGCTGGTTAGTAGCTGCGAGCGCTGCTGCATCCACAGCGTTTTGCATGAACCTTCTCTGTGAATAAGCCATGCCCAGGTCTATTCCCATAGCGATGAAACCTATTAGTACTACCGATAGTAGCGCGAACAGTACGAGGGATTGCCCGCTTCTTGGGACAAATAACTTTCCAGTTCTAGCTCTTATACTCATTGGTCTTCTCACACTTTTCATTGTTCCAGTGACATCTCCGAACTTGCCCTAAGGTTTATTTGGCCCCCTGGGATCAGGTTGGATACCAAAG includes these proteins:
- a CDS encoding TadE/TadG family type IV pilus assembly protein, which translates into the protein MSIRARTGKLFVPRSGQSLVLFALLSVVLIGFIAMGIDLGMAYSQRRFMQNAVDAAALAATNQLADNLQGTSDGSWTFLVNDQNIRDTVRRYIDANSGITPPGSSYGAAGGCSSGPFCIEYLNVNKSLLARSPTSNGQVPSGTAIVRVNIKRTYSTFLATVLGRNKMSVGATAAAQIFPVSKPKYPPTGVWPMVRKYTGNALTEFPTNGACPPPVVFWSPNDSGSTVGDFKGLFYVGKYSAYVQELNYDPSNKVAGTIPNHVQMITEFLSDNDDPYGDTEGPPANLNGSDVHDSLVQWFRNGLSIKLTAGSYIAPPSDADNEPTIPSYSGKLSSWQINRTSTYSNYGDKVEVITGNLGNNISDAMKEYVHNHVVGKDSCGGNYALVAVYLWDKAETFQSSKSSTQRGKFVTLTGSGGDVNRVSLRDWRIYRFYDPYQPNASSYPVQSFTSSSEIKGYFPSISVNAPPQSGNPSPFQNTVRLID